From Toxorhynchites rutilus septentrionalis strain SRP chromosome 2, ASM2978413v1, whole genome shotgun sequence, a single genomic window includes:
- the LOC129764576 gene encoding PR domain zinc finger protein 5-like: MTIFNLKNFPNVCRLCLQSKSPAEVVALDSYLPLHGQAIIEMIEEITFKVPLEIACYLPMDVCEQCLEVFEFFYKYKQKLNLIQRFACCLADVKCENQQPLVDLFETDRNHLEVLFKDLNLCERVDFQAKDLLDEFHEYDIASMICIKVESDNESECEAKSGENHDTDADGCSEGQDFKLQASSFLDEFQKALEEQEEDQNDSDSNSAHVEFVVRELDEDSRSQLTLIEEDEDDDELEQDEEDHVRPAKRRRHVRLLEEEVELQTCNLDCKFSTSFPSQFEKHLAKMHLDDIGSLSCHRLSCDGELFDSIELLRQHKNDLHNTHICMVCGKVVKHLIALENHVKCHNREGEPTLNCTMCEEMFRTESELHKHIAKVHLIRFSFDCPECGLGFKQKLLLTQHLLTHSVERNFNCDQCGMAFKTSNHLRRHIRTVHTEIRYTCEHCHMSYGRRDKLRMHMERVHDIQTYFVCDICCTSFESDDKLQEHKNRHETPKDLECGICLAVCTNPDEFNEHSCITYQDDYVCCNRDFRYHSYYNRHMFLTHGVSTNARVKPKAGVLMGKQRAMRKPVERCTKCEHVFPTRKLKKQHMGTCEGQVVIFQIEPVAGNLSES, translated from the exons ATGACCATTTTTAATCTGAAAAATTTCCCCAATGTTTGCCGACTGTGCCTACAATCAAAGTCACCAGCTGAAGTGGTAGCATTGGATAGCTATCTCCCTCTTCACGGACAAGCAATAATCGAAATGATTGAAGAAATAACTTTCAAAGTACCTTTG GAAATAGCATGCTATCTTCCCATGGACGTGTGTGAACAGTGCCTGGAGGTGTTCGAGTTTTTCTACAAgtataaacaaaaattaaaccttATCCAACGCTTCGCATGCTGTTTGGCGGATGTGAAGTGCGAGAACCAACAGCCTCTCGTTGATCTGTTCGAGACAGACAGAAACCATCTAGAGGTGTTGTTTAAAGACTTGAATCTTTGCGAGAGGGTTGACTTCCAGGCAAAGGATTTACTGGATGAATTCCACGAGTACGATATTGCTTCGATGATTTGCATCAAAGTTGAGTCTGATAATGAAAGTGAATGCGAGGCTAAGTCTGGGGAAAACCACGATACGGATGCTGATGGTTGTAGTGAGGGGCAGGATTTCAAACTACAAGCGTCAAGCTTTCTCGACGAATTTCAGAAGGCGCTTGAAGAACAGGAAGAAGATCAGAATGATTCTGATTCAAATTCCGCTCATGTAGAGTTTGTCGTTAGAGAATTAGATGAAGATTCTAGGTCTCAGTTAACTTTGATTGAAGAagatgaagatgatgatgaaTTAGAGCAGGACGAAGAGGACCATGTGAGGCCTGCCAAGAGACGACGTCATGTTCGTTTGCTAGAAGAGGAAGTCGAGCTGCAAACATGCAATTTAGACTGCAAGTTCAGTACATCATTTCCATCTCAATTCGAAAAGCATTTGGCTAAAATGCATCTTGATGACATAGGATCTTTATCATGCCATCGCTTGAGCTGTGACGGTGAATTGTTCGATAGTATCGAATTACTGAGGCAACACAAAAACGATCTCCATAATACACACATTTGTATGGTGTGCGGAAAAGTGGTGAAGCACCTGATTGCTCTGGAAAATCATGTAAAATGCCACAACAGAGAGGGCGAACCAACGCTTAACTGCACGATGTGTGAAGAGATGTTCCGAACAGAATCGGAGCTCCATAAGCATATAGCAAAAGTGCATCTGATACGATTTTCCTTTGATTGTCCGGAATGTGGACTGGGTTTCAAGCA AAAATTACTTTTGACGCAACATCTGCTCACTCATTCGGTCGAACGAAACTTCAACTGCGACCAATGTGGTATGGCGTTCAAAACTTCCAACCATCTCCGGCGCCACATACGCACCGTGCACACAGAGATACGTTATACCTGCGAGCACTGTCACATGTCATACGGTCGACGGGATAAACTGCGGATGCACATGGAGCGAGTTCATgat ATTCAAACCTACTTTGTATGTGACATCTGCTgcacttcgttcgaaagtgatgATAAGCTTCAGGAACACAAAAATCGTCATGAGACTCCGAAAGATCTGGAATGTGGTATCTGTTTGGCCGTATGCACCAATCCCGACGAGTTTAATGAACATTCGTGCATAACCTATCA GGACGACTACGTATGCTGTAATCGCGACTTTCGGTATCATTCGTATTACAATCGACATATGTTCTTGACCCATGGTGTGAGTACGAATGCCCGCGTTAAACCCAAAGCCGGAGTACTGATGGGAAAACAACGAGCAATGCGA AAACCAGTCGAACGGTGTACCAAATGCGAACATGTATTCCCGACCCGAAAGCTGAAGAAACAACACATGGGAACGTGCGAAGGACAAGTGGTAATCTTCCAAATTGAACCAGTGGCGGGGAACCTTTCGGAGAGTTAA